From Caulobacter segnis, a single genomic window includes:
- a CDS encoding GNAT family N-acetyltransferase codes for MNLRPVGSEASFDLADIHDRAFDRPWTALEFDALLKSPGAFAILGEAGEPAEAKGFVLCRSIAGEAEILTIAVDPAARRRGWGAALVEIAAGIAAETGSESLFLEVAVDNLAAVGLYQATGFAKVGLRKGYYPHPDGAKDALVMRRALNT; via the coding sequence ATGAACCTGCGTCCCGTCGGCTCCGAAGCCTCGTTCGATCTCGCGGATATCCACGACAGGGCCTTCGACCGGCCCTGGACGGCGCTGGAGTTCGACGCGCTGCTGAAGTCCCCCGGCGCCTTCGCGATCCTGGGCGAGGCGGGCGAGCCAGCCGAGGCCAAGGGCTTCGTCCTGTGCCGCTCGATCGCCGGCGAGGCCGAGATCCTGACCATCGCCGTCGACCCCGCCGCCCGCCGGCGCGGCTGGGGCGCGGCCCTGGTGGAAATCGCCGCCGGGATCGCCGCCGAAACCGGTTCCGAGTCCCTGTTCCTGGAGGTCGCCGTCGACAATCTCGCGGCCGTCGGGCTCTACCAGGCGACTGGTTTCGCCAAGGTGGGCCTGCGAAAAGGCTATTATCCCCATCCGGATGGAGCCAAGGACGCGCTTGTCATGCGGCGGGCGCTTAACACTTAA
- the ybeY gene encoding rRNA maturation RNase YbeY, translated as MEIEDEAWTAAAEDAEALVWRAAQAVLDAHEDIEGQGIVILLTDDDSVQALNRDFRQKDYATNVLSFPSPRNPEANPEGQIGDIALAYGVCAREAAEQGKPLSHHLQHLVAHGVLHLLGYDHEGDDEAEAMEALEREILAGLDVPDPYAGDQEGR; from the coding sequence ATCGAGATCGAGGACGAGGCCTGGACCGCGGCGGCCGAGGACGCCGAGGCCCTGGTCTGGCGCGCGGCCCAGGCCGTGCTGGACGCCCATGAGGACATCGAGGGGCAGGGGATCGTGATCCTCCTGACCGACGACGACAGCGTCCAGGCCCTGAACCGCGACTTCCGCCAGAAGGACTACGCGACCAACGTCCTGTCCTTTCCCTCGCCTCGGAATCCCGAAGCCAACCCCGAAGGCCAGATCGGCGACATCGCCCTGGCCTATGGCGTCTGCGCGCGCGAGGCGGCCGAACAGGGCAAGCCTCTGAGCCACCACCTGCAACATCTGGTGGCGCACGGCGTGCTTCATCTCCTAGGATACGACCACGAGGGCGACGACGAGGCGGAAGCCATGGAGGCGCTCGAACGCGAAATCCTGGCGGGCCTGGACGTTCCCGACCCATACGCCGGTGATCAAGAGGGGCGCTGA
- the lnt gene encoding apolipoprotein N-acyltransferase, with product MTAWTRFREKAWSGPLLALVAGIAAALTHPPFGVLPGLLGYAGLLFLLDDANPERPLRSAFWRGWLAGLGYFGLGTWWIGEAFMVDAANQGWMAPFAVAAMAAGLALFWGMAGLLYRLVRPRTAWRVLTFAGALAALEWTRGHVLTGFPWNLPGETWRAGSWPSQAAALVGAYGLTWITLAIAGAPAVWREGKGGRIALGAACAALAALYGYGAVVQSRPLAKGPPTTVRIVQADIQQDAKWDATRFAQIVQAYVSLTARPYADKPTDLVIWPEGALPAAINDYLAPGTWVRQAILDSVRPGQTLLIGGYRYEGPIQAPVYYNSLIALKRTATDLELVGIYDKHRLVPFGEYLPAEKFLTAIGFKSLAHLGDGFATGPRPAPLKVAPDLLTQPLICYESLFPGLARRDPNVRVLINVSNDAWFGVTSGPLQHLNLASYRAIESAKPILRATPTGVSAVIDARGRVVDGARLDLGKTGVIDAAIPGMGEVTPFDDFGDLAFFVLLLISAVASARPLAGKT from the coding sequence GTGACCGCCTGGACCCGTTTTCGTGAGAAGGCCTGGAGCGGGCCGCTGCTGGCCTTGGTCGCTGGTATCGCGGCCGCCCTGACCCACCCGCCGTTCGGCGTGCTGCCGGGCCTCCTGGGCTATGCCGGCCTACTTTTCCTGTTGGACGACGCGAACCCTGAAAGACCGCTGCGCTCGGCCTTCTGGCGCGGCTGGCTGGCCGGCCTGGGCTATTTTGGGCTCGGCACCTGGTGGATCGGCGAGGCCTTCATGGTCGACGCGGCCAATCAGGGCTGGATGGCGCCGTTCGCCGTGGCGGCCATGGCCGCGGGCTTGGCGCTGTTCTGGGGAATGGCGGGGCTGCTCTACCGGCTGGTCCGACCGAGAACGGCCTGGCGGGTTCTGACCTTCGCCGGCGCCTTGGCGGCGCTGGAGTGGACGCGCGGCCACGTGCTGACCGGCTTTCCCTGGAATCTGCCGGGCGAGACCTGGCGGGCGGGCTCTTGGCCCTCGCAGGCCGCCGCCCTGGTCGGCGCCTATGGCCTGACCTGGATCACCCTGGCCATCGCCGGGGCGCCGGCGGTCTGGCGGGAAGGCAAGGGCGGCCGGATCGCCCTGGGCGCGGCCTGCGCGGCCCTGGCGGCCCTGTACGGCTACGGCGCGGTGGTCCAGTCGCGACCGCTGGCCAAGGGGCCGCCGACCACCGTGCGCATCGTCCAGGCCGACATCCAGCAGGACGCCAAGTGGGACGCCACCCGGTTCGCCCAGATCGTCCAGGCCTACGTCTCGCTGACCGCCAGACCCTATGCCGACAAGCCGACCGACCTGGTCATCTGGCCCGAGGGGGCCCTGCCGGCGGCGATCAACGACTATCTCGCGCCCGGAACCTGGGTGCGCCAGGCGATCCTCGACAGCGTCCGACCCGGCCAGACCCTGCTGATAGGCGGCTATCGCTACGAGGGGCCGATCCAGGCGCCGGTGTACTACAACAGCCTGATCGCCCTGAAGCGGACCGCGACCGATCTCGAGCTGGTCGGGATCTACGACAAGCACCGGCTGGTGCCGTTCGGCGAGTATCTGCCGGCGGAAAAGTTCCTGACCGCGATCGGCTTCAAGAGCCTGGCGCACCTGGGCGACGGCTTCGCCACCGGTCCGCGCCCCGCGCCGCTGAAGGTCGCGCCCGACCTGCTGACCCAGCCGCTGATCTGCTACGAGAGCCTGTTTCCGGGGCTGGCCCGGCGCGACCCGAATGTCCGGGTGCTGATCAATGTCTCGAACGACGCCTGGTTCGGCGTCACCTCGGGGCCGCTGCAGCACCTGAACCTGGCCAGCTATCGCGCCATCGAAAGCGCCAAGCCGATCCTGCGCGCCACGCCCACCGGTGTCAGCGCTGTCATTGATGCGCGTGGTCGAGTGGTCGACGGAGCGCGGTTGGATTTAGGAAAAACTGGAGTGATCGACGCCGCTATACCAGGAATGGGTGAGGTTACACCCTTCGACGACTTCGGTGACCTGGCGTTTTTCGTGCTTCTATTGATATCTGCGGTTGCGTCAGCTCGCCCGCTGGCAGGTAAAACCTAA
- a CDS encoding malonic semialdehyde reductase: MAKLEDASLAQLFTEARTRNGWDPTPLPESVLRELYELTKFGPTAANSTPARFYFLTSEAAKERLAKLSSGSNAPKIRQAPVTVIVGYDLDFPETLPKLFPHAPGAKDWFNDMQAREWGALRNSSLQGGYFILAARALGLDVGPMSGFDNAGVDAEFFAGTNIKSNFIVSIGHGTDEGLFPRNPRLDFDEAAKVL; the protein is encoded by the coding sequence ATGGCCAAGCTCGAAGACGCCTCGCTCGCCCAGCTGTTCACCGAAGCCCGGACCCGCAATGGCTGGGATCCGACGCCGCTGCCGGAAAGCGTGCTGCGCGAACTCTATGAGCTGACCAAGTTCGGCCCGACAGCCGCCAACTCGACCCCGGCCCGGTTCTATTTCCTGACCTCGGAAGCGGCCAAGGAGCGCCTGGCCAAGCTGTCGTCGGGCTCGAACGCCCCGAAGATCCGCCAGGCCCCGGTGACGGTGATCGTCGGCTACGACCTCGATTTCCCGGAAACCCTGCCCAAGCTGTTCCCGCACGCCCCGGGCGCCAAGGACTGGTTCAACGACATGCAGGCCCGCGAGTGGGGCGCGCTGCGCAACAGCTCGCTGCAGGGCGGCTATTTCATCCTGGCCGCGCGGGCGCTGGGCCTGGACGTCGGCCCGATGTCGGGCTTCGACAACGCCGGCGTCGACGCCGAGTTCTTCGCGGGCACGAACATCAAGTCCAACTTCATCGTCTCGATCGGCCACGGCACGGACGAGGGCCTGTTCCCCCGCAACCCGCGTCTCGACTTCGACGAGGCGGCGAAGGTTCTCTGA
- the metK gene encoding methionine adenosyltransferase, translated as MNRSSYIFTSESVSEGHPDKVADRISDTVVDAFLSVDPEARVACETLVTTNRVVLAGEVRAGKPDGDKKANKQLTKDIIASLEPKVRAAIKDIGYEQKGFHWQKAKYSNFLHGQSAHIAQGVDATDKKDEGAGDQGIMFGYASTETPELMPATLQYSHNVLKRLAELRHSGELSELEPDAKSQVTLEYDGNGRPVRVVSIVVSHQHKKKIDGKAATSKRVLDLIKPHILPVFPDGLITKKTQWLVNPTGRFEIGGPDGDAGVTGRKIIVDTYGGASPHGGGAFSGKDPTKVDRSAAYACRYLAKNVVAAGLADRCTIQIAYAIGVAQPVSFHVDLHRTGKVDPAVLEKILPQLIGGATPRAIREHLQLNRPIYARTAAYGHFGRTPDNEGGFSWEKTDLVSELKGLA; from the coding sequence TTGAACCGTTCGTCCTACATCTTCACCAGCGAGAGCGTCTCCGAAGGCCATCCCGACAAGGTCGCCGACCGCATCAGCGACACCGTCGTCGACGCCTTCCTGTCGGTCGACCCCGAGGCGCGCGTCGCCTGCGAGACCCTGGTCACGACCAACCGCGTCGTGCTGGCCGGCGAGGTCCGCGCGGGCAAGCCGGACGGCGACAAGAAGGCCAACAAGCAGCTGACCAAGGACATCATCGCCTCGCTGGAGCCCAAGGTTCGCGCGGCGATCAAGGACATCGGCTACGAGCAGAAGGGCTTCCACTGGCAGAAGGCGAAGTACTCCAACTTCCTGCACGGCCAGTCGGCGCACATCGCCCAGGGCGTGGACGCCACCGACAAGAAAGACGAGGGCGCCGGCGACCAGGGCATCATGTTCGGCTACGCCAGCACCGAGACGCCGGAGCTGATGCCGGCCACCCTGCAGTACAGCCACAACGTCCTGAAGCGCCTGGCCGAGCTGCGCCACTCGGGCGAGCTGTCCGAGCTGGAGCCCGACGCCAAGAGCCAGGTGACCCTGGAATACGACGGTAACGGCCGCCCGGTCCGCGTCGTCTCGATCGTCGTGTCGCACCAGCACAAGAAGAAGATCGACGGCAAGGCCGCGACCTCCAAGCGCGTGCTGGACCTGATCAAGCCGCACATCCTGCCGGTGTTCCCGGACGGCCTGATCACCAAGAAGACCCAGTGGCTGGTCAATCCGACCGGCCGCTTCGAGATCGGCGGTCCTGACGGCGACGCCGGCGTGACCGGCCGCAAGATCATCGTCGACACCTACGGCGGCGCCTCGCCGCATGGCGGCGGCGCGTTCTCGGGCAAGGATCCGACCAAGGTCGACCGCTCGGCCGCCTATGCCTGCCGCTACCTGGCCAAGAACGTCGTGGCCGCCGGCCTGGCCGACCGCTGCACCATCCAGATCGCCTACGCCATCGGCGTGGCCCAGCCGGTGTCGTTCCACGTCGACCTGCACCGCACGGGCAAGGTCGACCCGGCCGTGCTGGAGAAGATCCTGCCGCAGCTGATCGGCGGCGCCACCCCGCGCGCCATCCGCGAGCACCTGCAGCTGAACCGCCCGATCTACGCCCGCACCGCCGCCTACGGCCACTTCGGCCGCACGCCGGACAACGAGGGCGGCTTCTCGTGGGAAAAGACCGACCTGGTCAGCGAACTGAAGGGTCTGGCGTAA
- a CDS encoding transporter associated domain-containing protein: MPSDEPSQQPAVPVRRSRGVRAFLRRMRRQLTGGEPARPPEPPPATGAVDIVDQAEAFQTLRVADVMTPRADIVAVELSAPFEAVVAQFTEAEHSRMPIYRETLDDPVGVVHVKDVFRLLSDEAKRPAQGDAVLNKLRRDALYVPASMKAADLLLRMRTSRIHMALVIDEFGGTDGLVSMEDLIEAVVGEIDDEHDDAAAAAIVARPGGVFEADARAPLEELEAVLGRELAPSDMEEDIDTVAGLVVALAGRVPQRGEVIAHPDGYEFEVVEADPRRVRRVRVRGGPSPAIAEPAAGDTSRTVGAS, translated from the coding sequence ATGCCCAGCGACGAGCCTAGTCAACAGCCCGCCGTTCCGGTCCGAAGAAGCCGGGGCGTGCGGGCGTTCCTTCGACGCATGCGCCGACAGCTGACCGGCGGCGAGCCCGCGCGGCCGCCCGAGCCGCCGCCCGCGACCGGCGCGGTCGACATCGTCGACCAGGCCGAGGCCTTCCAGACCCTGCGGGTCGCCGACGTGATGACCCCGCGCGCCGACATCGTGGCCGTCGAACTTTCCGCGCCGTTCGAGGCGGTGGTCGCCCAGTTCACCGAGGCCGAGCATTCGCGGATGCCGATCTATCGCGAGACGCTCGACGATCCCGTGGGTGTCGTCCACGTCAAGGACGTCTTCCGCCTGCTGTCCGACGAGGCCAAGCGGCCGGCGCAGGGCGACGCGGTGCTGAACAAACTGCGCCGCGACGCCTTGTACGTGCCAGCCTCGATGAAGGCCGCCGATCTCTTGCTGCGCATGCGCACCAGCCGGATCCACATGGCCCTGGTCATCGACGAGTTCGGCGGCACGGACGGCCTGGTCTCGATGGAAGACCTGATCGAGGCGGTCGTCGGCGAGATCGACGACGAGCATGACGACGCGGCGGCGGCGGCGATCGTGGCCCGCCCCGGCGGGGTCTTCGAGGCCGACGCCCGGGCCCCGCTGGAGGAGCTGGAAGCGGTTCTCGGACGCGAACTGGCGCCCTCCGACATGGAAGAGGACATCGACACGGTCGCTGGCCTTGTCGTGGCCCTGGCCGGGCGCGTGCCGCAGCGCGGCGAGGTCATCGCCCATCCCGACGGCTACGAGTTCGAGGTGGTCGAGGCCGATCCGCGCCGGGTGCGCCGGGTGCGCGTGCGCGGCGGCCCATCGCCGGCGATCGCCGAACCCGCCGCCGGGGACACCTCAAGGACCGTCGGGGCCTCGTGA
- a CDS encoding DUF1131 family protein, whose translation MTLRHTLLALPLVLLAACGPAKKDETATPVAPAGAKPPVTVAIVPYAGGPLKVTKDGVGPISAATAFDLATFKALFPKAKVEQAFLHFSQGPAQPIINIEQDDVPLAEIGKTDEGEIAYVRVAAGDARGPQDEKLLAKWADLGFTVDQCRAGEGREINAVVCVRPEAPTVSYVFGVPGWTQGGVPPEATLKGKAQLNELIWRPAEGANVGSA comes from the coding sequence ATGACCCTCCGCCACACCCTCCTCGCCCTGCCGCTCGTGCTGCTGGCCGCCTGCGGGCCCGCCAAGAAGGACGAGACCGCCACGCCGGTCGCGCCCGCCGGGGCCAAGCCGCCCGTCACCGTCGCCATCGTCCCCTATGCCGGCGGCCCGCTGAAGGTGACCAAGGACGGCGTCGGCCCGATCAGCGCCGCGACAGCCTTCGACCTGGCGACGTTCAAGGCCCTGTTCCCCAAGGCCAAGGTCGAGCAGGCCTTCCTGCACTTCTCGCAAGGTCCCGCCCAGCCGATCATCAATATCGAGCAGGACGACGTTCCGCTGGCCGAGATCGGCAAGACCGATGAGGGCGAGATCGCCTATGTCCGCGTCGCCGCCGGCGATGCGCGCGGCCCCCAGGACGAGAAGCTGCTGGCCAAGTGGGCCGACCTGGGCTTCACCGTCGACCAGTGTCGCGCCGGCGAGGGCCGCGAGATCAACGCCGTGGTCTGCGTGCGGCCCGAGGCCCCGACCGTCTCCTACGTGTTCGGCGTCCCTGGCTGGACGCAGGGCGGCGTGCCGCCGGAAGCGACCCTGAAGGGCAAGGCCCAGCTGAACGAACTGATCTGGCGTCCCGCCGAGGGCGCGAACGTCGGTTCGGCCTGA
- a CDS encoding helix-turn-helix domain-containing protein has translation MGMSESSDAERHPNPIDLHVGARIRMRRKILGVSQERLAEDLGLTFQQIQKYERGANRVSASKLYEIARSLQSSVAYFFEGLADTTHEGVAEGGEPFVHDFLMTSEGLELAALFPKITRSKVRRRILELVRSMAEEEAAEGE, from the coding sequence GTGGGCATGAGCGAGTCGTCGGACGCTGAGCGTCACCCCAATCCCATCGACCTGCATGTCGGCGCCCGGATCCGCATGCGACGCAAGATCCTGGGCGTCAGCCAGGAACGGCTGGCCGAGGACCTGGGCCTGACGTTCCAGCAGATCCAGAAATACGAGCGCGGGGCCAACCGGGTCAGCGCCAGCAAGCTCTATGAGATCGCCAGGAGCCTGCAGTCGTCGGTGGCCTATTTCTTCGAAGGGCTGGCCGACACCACCCACGAGGGCGTGGCCGAGGGCGGCGAGCCGTTCGTCCACGATTTCCTGATGACCTCAGAAGGGCTGGAGCTGGCGGCGCTGTTCCCCAAGATCACTCGGTCCAAGGTCCGTCGTCGGATCCTGGAGCTGGTCCGCTCGATGGCCGAGGAAGAGGCGGCCGAGGGCGAATAG
- a CDS encoding Fur family transcriptional regulator, protein MDRLEKACIEKGMRMTDQRRVIARVLSSAEDHPDVEELHRRAHAIDPHISIATVYRTVRLFEESGIIERHDFRDGRSRYEETPDHHHDHLIDMKSGKVVEFVDEEIEALQHAIARKLGYKLVDHRLELYGMPLEE, encoded by the coding sequence GTGGATCGACTCGAAAAGGCCTGTATCGAAAAAGGCATGCGCATGACGGACCAGCGCCGCGTGATCGCGCGCGTGCTGTCGTCGGCCGAGGACCATCCCGACGTCGAGGAGCTGCACCGCCGCGCCCACGCCATCGATCCGCACATCTCGATCGCCACGGTCTACCGCACCGTCCGCCTGTTCGAGGAAAGCGGCATCATCGAGCGCCACGACTTCCGCGACGGCCGTTCGCGCTATGAAGAGACGCCCGACCATCACCACGACCACCTGATCGACATGAAGTCCGGCAAGGTCGTCGAGTTCGTGGACGAGGAGATCGAAGCCCTGCAGCACGCCATCGCCCGCAAGCTGGGCTACAAGCTGGTGGACCACCGGCTGGAACTCTACGGGATGCCGCTGGAGGAGTAG
- a CDS encoding PhoH family protein — MSRTPEFLPLSDDAVHAVSGPSGRHAALIEDAFKVLIETPGGGVTITGDARGRTNAKRALNALAARADAGEEVVEADVRIAIGGAHETGGQASPRAVRKGSVSPKTKGQARYMEAMATHPLSFGLGPAGTGKTFLAVAHGAGMLLRGEVDRLIVTRPAVEAGEKLGFLPGDLNEKVDPYMAPVWEALTDIMGADQLRRRREKLEIEVAPIAFMRGRTLAHAFVIVDEAQNCSRLQMKMVLTRIGEGSRMVVTGDPTQVDLLNPRDSGLAHAVSILEGVEGVAVSRFTSADVVRHPLVERIVKAYDADAAQSTPR, encoded by the coding sequence TTGAGCCGCACCCCTGAGTTCCTGCCGCTGTCCGATGACGCGGTCCACGCCGTCTCCGGTCCGTCCGGCCGTCACGCCGCGCTGATCGAGGACGCCTTCAAGGTGCTGATCGAGACGCCGGGCGGCGGCGTCACCATCACCGGCGACGCGCGCGGCCGCACCAACGCCAAGCGCGCCCTCAACGCCCTGGCCGCCCGTGCCGACGCCGGCGAGGAGGTCGTCGAGGCCGACGTGCGGATCGCCATCGGCGGCGCCCACGAGACCGGCGGCCAGGCCTCGCCCCGCGCCGTGCGCAAGGGCAGCGTCTCGCCCAAGACCAAGGGTCAGGCGCGCTACATGGAGGCGATGGCCACCCATCCCTTGAGCTTCGGCCTGGGACCGGCCGGCACCGGCAAGACCTTCCTGGCCGTGGCCCACGGCGCCGGCATGCTGCTGCGCGGCGAGGTTGATCGTCTGATCGTCACCCGCCCCGCCGTCGAGGCCGGCGAGAAGCTGGGCTTCCTGCCGGGTGACCTGAACGAGAAGGTCGACCCCTACATGGCCCCGGTCTGGGAGGCCCTGACCGACATCATGGGCGCCGACCAGCTGCGCCGCCGCCGCGAGAAGCTGGAGATCGAGGTCGCCCCGATCGCCTTCATGCGTGGCCGCACCCTGGCGCACGCCTTCGTCATCGTCGACGAGGCCCAGAACTGCTCGCGCCTGCAGATGAAGATGGTCCTGACCCGGATCGGCGAGGGTTCCCGCATGGTCGTCACCGGCGACCCGACCCAGGTCGACCTGCTGAACCCGCGTGACTCGGGCCTGGCCCACGCGGTCTCGATCCTGGAAGGGGTCGAGGGCGTGGCCGTGTCTCGCTTCACCTCGGCCGACGTCGTGCGCCATCCGCTCGTCGAACGCATCGTCAAGGCCTATGACGCGGACGCGGCGCAGAGTACTCCGCGCTGA
- a CDS encoding NifU family protein produces the protein MFIQTETTPNPEVLKFLPGREVLGEGAREFRTPEEGDASPLAKALFDLGDVTRVFFGPDFLTVTKGEDAQWPHLKAPILAAIMDHFTSGRPLVLDATQDGGHDEDGVYDEEASQIVAEIKELLDTRIRPAVAQDGGDIVFSRFEPKTGVVWLHMRGACSGCPSSSATLKSGVENMLKHYVPEVTRVEQTLG, from the coding sequence ATGTTCATTCAGACCGAAACCACCCCGAACCCCGAGGTCCTGAAGTTCCTGCCCGGCCGCGAAGTGCTGGGCGAAGGGGCGCGGGAATTCCGCACGCCGGAAGAGGGCGACGCCTCGCCGCTGGCCAAGGCGCTGTTCGACCTGGGCGACGTGACGCGGGTGTTCTTCGGTCCCGATTTCCTGACGGTGACCAAGGGCGAGGACGCCCAGTGGCCGCACCTGAAGGCCCCGATCCTGGCGGCGATCATGGACCACTTCACCAGCGGGCGGCCGCTGGTGCTGGACGCCACGCAGGATGGCGGTCACGACGAGGACGGCGTCTATGACGAGGAAGCCTCGCAGATCGTCGCCGAGATCAAGGAGTTGCTGGACACCCGCATCCGTCCGGCCGTGGCCCAGGACGGCGGCGACATCGTCTTTTCGCGCTTCGAGCCCAAGACCGGGGTCGTATGGCTGCACATGCGCGGCGCCTGCTCGGGCTGTCCCTCGTCGTCGGCGACCCTGAAGTCGGGCGTCGAGAACATGCTCAAGCACTATGTGCCGGAAGTGACGCGGGTCGAGCAGACCCTGGGCTGA
- the miaB gene encoding tRNA (N6-isopentenyl adenosine(37)-C2)-methylthiotransferase MiaB gives MSETPQKRLFIKTYGCQMNVYDSERMADVLRPLGYGVVDDPEGADLVVLNTCHIREKATEKVYSELGYIKQMKDRKADAGGRMTIAVAGCVAQAEGKEIMHRQKAVDLVVGPQAYHQLPELIARAHRATGERLAADFAADEKFDALPAERHVTGVTAFLTVQEGCDKFCTFCVVPYTRGGEWSRPVNDIVEEAKQLAGKGVREVTLLGQNVNAYDGDGQTLAKLVRQLAKIDGLDRIRYTTSHPRDMGEDLIAAHGELPELMPYLHLPVQAGSDKILKAMNRDHTAESYVKLIEKIRAARPDIAMSGDFIVGFPGERDGDFDRTLELVREVGFASAFSFKYSRRPGTPASAMPGQVDEAVKAERLERLNQLLDEQQRAFNASQVGKTLPVLFEKAGRHPGQIVGRSPYLQAVHAEGGEHLIGKIVPVRIESAAKMSLAGVLEPILETA, from the coding sequence ATGAGCGAGACCCCGCAAAAGCGCCTCTTTATCAAGACCTACGGCTGTCAGATGAACGTCTATGACAGCGAGCGCATGGCCGATGTCCTGCGTCCGCTAGGCTATGGCGTGGTCGACGATCCCGAGGGCGCGGACCTGGTGGTGCTGAACACCTGCCACATCCGCGAGAAGGCCACCGAGAAGGTCTATTCCGAGCTCGGCTACATCAAGCAGATGAAGGACCGTAAGGCCGACGCCGGCGGTCGCATGACCATCGCCGTGGCCGGCTGCGTCGCCCAGGCCGAGGGCAAGGAGATCATGCATCGCCAGAAGGCGGTCGATCTGGTCGTCGGTCCGCAGGCCTATCACCAGTTGCCTGAGCTGATCGCCCGCGCTCACCGCGCGACCGGCGAGCGCCTGGCCGCCGACTTCGCCGCCGACGAGAAGTTCGACGCCCTGCCGGCCGAGCGCCACGTGACCGGGGTCACCGCGTTCCTGACCGTGCAGGAAGGCTGCGACAAGTTCTGCACTTTCTGCGTGGTGCCCTATACGCGCGGCGGCGAGTGGTCGCGGCCGGTCAACGACATCGTCGAGGAAGCCAAGCAACTGGCCGGCAAGGGCGTGCGCGAAGTCACGCTGCTGGGCCAGAACGTCAACGCCTATGACGGCGACGGCCAGACCCTGGCCAAGCTGGTGCGCCAGCTGGCCAAGATCGATGGCCTGGACCGCATCCGCTACACGACCAGCCATCCGCGCGACATGGGCGAGGATCTGATCGCGGCCCACGGCGAGCTGCCGGAGCTTATGCCCTACCTCCACCTGCCGGTGCAGGCAGGGTCGGACAAGATCCTCAAGGCCATGAACCGCGACCACACGGCCGAGAGCTATGTGAAGCTGATCGAGAAGATCCGCGCGGCGCGGCCGGACATCGCCATGAGCGGCGACTTCATCGTCGGCTTCCCCGGCGAGCGCGATGGCGACTTCGACAGGACGCTCGAGCTGGTCCGCGAGGTCGGCTTCGCCAGCGCCTTCTCGTTCAAATATTCGCGGCGTCCGGGCACCCCCGCCTCGGCCATGCCCGGCCAGGTCGACGAGGCGGTCAAGGCCGAGCGCCTGGAGCGCCTGAACCAACTGCTGGACGAGCAACAACGCGCCTTCAACGCCAGCCAGGTCGGCAAGACGTTGCCGGTGCTGTTCGAGAAGGCCGGCCGCCACCCTGGCCAGATCGTGGGTCGCAGCCCATATCTGCAGGCCGTCCATGCCGAGGGCGGGGAGCATCTGATCGGGAAGATCGTTCCCGTGCGTATTGAGAGCGCCGCCAAGATGAGCCTGGCGGGCGTGCTCGAACCCATTCTGGAGACCGCTTGA
- the tsaB gene encoding tRNA (adenosine(37)-N6)-threonylcarbamoyltransferase complex dimerization subunit type 1 TsaB has translation MILSIDTCLGASSVAVLDGERVLAARSEPMTRGHQERIGIIAREAAAEAGVAFADLSRIGVTVGPGSFTGLRVGLAFAKGLATALSIPCVGVNTLESLASGHKGFVAAVIDARMSQIYIQVFADGVSLMAPDALGLGEAAARLAELYSGGPATLVGSGAPLLADALSGAAVLTPAAPDPVAVARLAAAKPAPAHSPRPLYLRAPYATLPSSEPAA, from the coding sequence ATGATCCTGTCGATCGACACCTGCCTCGGCGCCAGTTCGGTCGCCGTGCTGGACGGCGAGCGCGTGCTGGCCGCCCGGAGCGAGCCCATGACGCGCGGCCACCAGGAGCGGATCGGGATCATCGCGCGCGAGGCCGCCGCCGAGGCGGGCGTGGCCTTCGCCGATCTCTCGCGGATCGGCGTCACGGTCGGACCGGGCTCGTTCACCGGCCTGCGTGTGGGCCTGGCCTTCGCCAAGGGCCTGGCCACGGCGCTGTCGATCCCCTGCGTCGGCGTCAACACGCTGGAGAGCCTGGCGTCCGGCCACAAGGGCTTCGTCGCCGCCGTCATCGATGCGCGGATGAGCCAGATCTATATCCAGGTCTTCGCCGACGGCGTCTCGCTGATGGCCCCTGACGCCTTGGGCCTGGGCGAGGCCGCCGCGCGGCTGGCCGAGCTCTATTCGGGCGGCCCGGCGACCCTGGTCGGTTCGGGCGCGCCACTGCTGGCCGACGCGCTGAGCGGCGCGGCCGTTCTGACCCCCGCCGCGCCCGACCCGGTCGCGGTCGCGCGGTTGGCCGCGGCCAAGCCGGCGCCGGCCCATTCGCCTCGTCCGCTCTATCTACGCGCGCCCTACGCGACCTTGCCTTCCAGCGAGCCCGCCGCATGA